The sequence below is a genomic window from Candidatus Cloacimonadota bacterium.
GGACGTTTGCCACGCACAAAAATGATGCCAACGATGTCAATCATGTCTGAAAGCCGGATCACCTGATTGTTTGTGAGGCCGGTGAGAAGCAGGGTTGGCTCCTTGGTACACATGAGGATATCGCTGATTAGGTCAGACGCGAAAGCACAGGGAACCTCCACATCCAATCCAGAACCGGCGAAAAGAACTTCGCCTTCCAATAGTTTTACAATTTCCTGTAAGGTCATTCACTGTCACCTGTTTACTTTGATGAAATCCATATGATTGAAACGCCCGTATCAGTCAAGTATTTATTTGCCCCCTCAGAAATATGCTGACTGGAAGCGGATGCAAGCCGCTTTGGATGTGGCTTGATATGAATTCAATCATCCATCCGGATTTGTTGTTTTCCCCTCTGTAATCTTCTTTTTAAATCACCCCTGCTCCGCTCTTTATTCCAGCGCCAGAGTCACAAATACATGCCTCGTGAGCTTCCCGATAAAGAATCGGGATACTCACGGGTTGATGCCAGGAAACACTGCTGTTGGAATAAAGAGCGAACCCAGCGTCAATTTTCCCAAAACAGCGCCCACAAGAAAAGCCTTGACGTCAACGCCCCATTTCAGCTTTTGAGAAAAAACATGGATAAAAAACGCATGATGATGAAAAAC
It includes:
- a CDS encoding transcriptional regulator, coding for MTLQEIVKLLEGEVLFAGSGLDVEVPCAFASDLISDILMCTKEPTLLLTGLTNNQVIRLSDMIDIVGIIFVRGKRPMDEITEMAKERDLPLICTDLTMYRSSGLLYGAGLRSCKI